A part of Rhinolophus ferrumequinum isolate MPI-CBG mRhiFer1 chromosome 11, mRhiFer1_v1.p, whole genome shotgun sequence genomic DNA contains:
- the LOC117030945 gene encoding olfactory receptor 52A1 gives MSISNITVFMPSMLTFIGIPGLQSVQCWIGIPFCAVYLIAMIGNFLLLIIIKLERSLHEPMYIFLGMLAITDIALSTSVVPKMLGIFWFHVPEIYFDTCLLQMGLIHTFQSIESGILLAMALDRYVAICYPLRHAAIFTHQLVTQIGAALTLRGAILVTPSLVLIKCRFQFYHTTVISHTYCEHMAIVKLAAENVRINKIYGLFVAFTVAGFDLTFITLSYVQIFITVFRLPQKKARLKAFSTCVAHICVFLQFYLLAFFSFFTHRFGSHIPPYIHILFSSIYLLVPPFLNPLVYGAKTKQIRIYVVKMFCS, from the coding sequence ATGTCCATTTCCAACATCACAGTTTTCATGCCTTCTATGTTGACATTCATAGGGATCCCAGGCCTACAGTCTGTGCAGTGCTGGATTGGGATTCCCTTCTGTGCCGTGTATCTCATTGCTATGATTGGAAATTTCTTACTTCTGATCATCATCAAATTGGAACGTAGCCTCCATGAGCCTATGTACATTTTCCTGGGGATGTTAGCAATCACAGATATTGCCCTTAGTACCAGCGTTGTGCCCAAGATGCTTGGAATCTTCTGGTTTCATGTACCAGAGATTTATTTTGATACCTGCTTGCTTCAAATGGGGCTGATCCACACATTTCAGAGCATAGAGTCAGGCATCCTGCTGGCCATGGCCCTGGACCGTTATGTGGCTATTTGTTATCCTCTAAGACATGCTGCCATTTTCACCCACCAGCTGGTCACCCAAATAGGGGCTGCGCTAACCCTCAGGGGTGCCATTCTAGTAACTCCATCCCTAGTACTGATAAAGTGCCGGTTTCAATTTTATCACACAACAGTCATCTCTCACACCTACTGTGAGCATATGGCCATTGTGAAACTTGCTGCAGAAAATGTCCGGATTAACAAAATCTATGGTTTATTTGTGGCCTTCACTGTTGCAGGGTTTGACCTCACATTCATCACACTGTCTTATGTACAGATATTTATCACAGTTTTTCGTTTGCCCCAGAAGAAGGCTAGGTTGAAAGCATTCAGTACTTGCGTTGCTCACATCTGTGTCTTCCTACAGTTCTACCTCCttgccttcttctccttcttcacaCACAGGTTTGGTTCTCACATCCCCCCTTATATCCATATCCTCTTTTCTAGTATTTACTTGCTGGTCCCTCCATTTCTCAATCCACTCGTCTATGGTGCAAAGACCAAGCAGATTCGCATTTATGTGGTAAAAATGTTCTGTTCATAA
- the LOC117029715 gene encoding olfactory receptor 51I2 codes for MKSHCNISNGSIEFTPATFTLVGIPGLEAEHIWISIPFCVMYIIIFIGNGLILHIIRIDPALHQPMYFFLAMLAFVELGVSASTMPTVLGIFLFGIHNISFGGCLLQMFSMHSFTLMESGILLAMSVDRFVAIYSPLRYTTILTIPRITGMGATIALRSLVLMFPLLFLLKGLPFCGHNNLTHSYCLHSDLIKLPCADTRPNSILGLFVITSTFGLDSLLIMVSYLLILHTVLGIASGAGQWKALNTCVSHICAVLVYYVPMISLSLLHRFRQHLSPLLQTVMANAYLFLPPAVNPIVYSIKTKEIRNSIVRILPRKRGEV; via the coding sequence ATGAAGTCTCACTGTAACATTTCCAATGGTTCCATTGAGTTTACACCTGCAACCTTCACCCTTGTTGGCATCCCAGGGCTGGAAGCAGAGCATATCTGGATATCTATCCCCTTCTGCGTGATGTACATCATCATCTTCATAGGAAATGGCCTTATTCTTCATATCATCCGGATTGACCCTGCTTTGCATCAGCCCATGTACTTCTTTCTTGCCATGCTGGCTTTTGTTGAACTTGGTGTCTCTGCTTCCACCATGCCTACTGTGTTAGGTATTTTCCTCTTTGGCATTCATAATATCAGTTTTGGTGGTTGTCTGCTCCAGATGTTTTCCATGCACTCTTTTACCCTTATGGAGTCAGGTATTCTTCTGGCTATGTCTGTAGACCGCTTTGTGGCCATCTACAGCCCACTGCGCTACACAACCATCCTGACAATTCCCCGCATCACTGGGATGGGTGCCACCATTGCCTTGCGAAGTTTGGTACTCATGTTCCCACTGCTCTTTCTCCTGAAGGGTCTTCCTTTCTGTGGTCACAACAACCTCACACACTCTTACTGTCTCCACTCAGATCTGATCAAATTGCCTTGTGCAGACACTCGCCCCAATAGCATCCTGGGTCTGTTTGTGATTACCTCCACTTTTGGGCTGGACTCATTGCTAATCATGGTTTCTTACCTGCTAATTCTTCACACAGTACTGGGAATAGCTTCTGGGGCAGGGCAGTGGAAGGCACTGAACACATGTGTTTCACACATCTGTGCTGTGCTTGTATACTATGTTCCCATGATCAGCCTCTCTTTGTTGCATCGCTTTAGGCAGCATTTATCTCCACTCCTACAGACTGTCATGGCCAATGCATACCTCTTCTTGCCACCTGCGGTCAACCCCATTGTCTATAGCATCAAAACCAAGGAAATTCGCAATAGCATTGTTCGTATACTGCCTAGAAAAAGGGGTGAGGtctaa
- the LOC117029716 gene encoding LOW QUALITY PROTEIN: olfactory receptor 52A5-like (The sequence of the model RefSeq protein was modified relative to this genomic sequence to represent the inferred CDS: inserted 3 bases in 2 codons) — translation MLVTNHTMFMSSVLTFVGITGLETTQCWIGIPFCALIGNSLLLIIIKSEPSLHERIYIFLPMLGATDIGIITSIVPKMLGMFWFHLPEIYFDASLFQMWLIHXFQGIESGVLLVVALDHYIAICYPLRHATIFTEQLVTHIGVGATLRPAILVIPCLLLIKCCLKLHRTKLISHTYCEHMALVKLATEYVYINKFYDLFGAFTVGGLDFVLITLSYIQISITVLHLPQKKACLTVFNTCIPHRCIYFQFYLLAFFXHRSGSCIPSYIHIILPNLYLLVPPLLNPFVCGVKPKYILDKGVKMLCSKIQV, via the exons ATGCTTGTTACAAATCACACCATGTTCATGTCCTCTGTGCTGACCTTTGTTGGAATCACTGGACTGGAAACTACACAGTGTTGGATTGGGATTCCATTCTGTGCTTTGATAGGAAATTCTCTACTTTTGATCATCATCAAATCTGAACCCAGTCTCCATGAACGTATATATATCTTCCTGCCCATGTTGGGAGCCACAGACATTGGAATTATCACCAGTATTGTCCCCAAAATGCTTGGAATGTTTTGGTTCCACTTGCCAGAGATCTATTTTGATGCTTCCCTTTTCCAGATGTGGCTCATCCA ATTTCAGGGTATTGAATCAGGAGTCCTGCTGGTCGTGGCTCTGGACCACTATATAGCAATTTGTTATCCTCTGAGGCATGCTACTATATTCACTGAACAACTAGTCACTCATATTGGAGTTGGGGCGACATTGAGGCCTGCCATTCTGGTAATCCCATGCCTACTGCTCATAAAGTGCTGTCTAAAACTTCACAGAACCAAGTTAATATCCCACACTTACTGTGAACACATGGCCCTTGTGAAGCTTGCCACTGAATATGTTTACATCAATAAATTCTATGATCTCTTTGGAGCTTTTACTGTTGGTGGCCTTGACTTCGTTTTGATCACCCTCTCTTATATACAAATATCTATCACTGTGCTCCACCTGCCCCAGAAAAAGGCATGTCTTACGGTATTTAATACATGTATTCCCCACAGGTGTATCTATTTCCAATTCTATctccttgcttttt ctcacagatctggatCTTGTATCCcatcatatatacatatcatCTTGCCAAACCTTTACCTACTGGTTCCTCCTTTACTCAATCCCTTTGTCTGTGGGGTGAAGCCCAAATACATCCTAGATAAGGGAGTAAAAATGTTGTGTTCCAAAATCCAGGTTTGA